GTTCAGCACGCCCACGTCGCCTGAACCCAGGCTTACGGTAGAATTGTTGTTGGTAACGGTTTCTTCGTCATCGTCGCAGCCAGATAGCAGCAGGGCCGTGGCACCGGCCGTGGCACCAGCGTACATGAAGAAGGAACGACGCTTGATGGGCGTGTACAACGGTTTAGCGAATTCCGCGTCGTCGCCACCGCGTTGCGGGATGTTGGACATGGGAGAAGGGGTGAGAATGGTGAAAAATAAAGGCAATAATCAGCCACCCACCAAAGCGGCGGTTTTTGCGAGAAACTGGCAGAAAAGGGGAGTAGGCTATGTTGCGGGAAGATACGGAGCTATCTAGACAGCCAGATTCACCTAGAACAAAATTTTGTAACTCGACTACAAAGTCAGCACCGGAAAACCATCTTATTGCACTCAGTTTAGAACCTTGTCTTTCCAGAAGAAATGCCTTTCCGACAACGCAGGCGGTGTTTTTATGTACTTTTAAGCTTCAAGCTTGCTAGCTACTGTTCATGCGCTTTTTTCTGCTTTTTTTTATTGGCCTGCTAGTAGGGCTGTCGGGCGTGGCTCAGCAGGCTGCCCCACCAGCATCGGCCCCGGAGGCCGACCTCGTGCTGGGCAAAACCGCTTTTCCAGTCAACGAATACTTTACCATCAGCTTTCGGCTGCGGGGCGCGCCGCTGGAGCGCTATTCCGCCTTCCCCGACATTGAAGGATTCAAGCGCAGCGGCAAGTCCAGCACCACTACTACACGCATCGTAGCAGGCCAAACGTCTACCGAGCTGACCATTACCCAGCGCTACGCCGCCTACGCCGAGGGCGAGTACGTGCTCAAGCCTTTCACCATGACCGTGAATGGCCTGACTATCCGCTCGGAGGGCGCTACGTTGAAGGTGGGGCCGGAAGGAGTGGCTACAGCCCCCGCGCCCCCAGCAGGCAGTGGGCCGTTGCAGGGTATTGGGTCGCTTGACCAGCTTTTTGGCAAGCAGAAGCCCCAGGAGTACCTGGAGCCTCACGACGACGCTTTTTTGGCCGTGCAAGCCGACCGGCCCCGCGTGTACGTGGGGCAGGGCTTGCACGTGGCCCTGTACTTCTACCTCACGCCCCAGGACCAAGCCGTGCTCAACTTCCACAATTTTGCGGGCCAGCTGCCCGGCATCATCCGGCAGCTGCGGCAGCGCACCGTGTGGGAAGAAAGCTTCGATGACCAAGAGGTGACCCCCGAAAACGTAACGGTGGGCGGCAAGCCGTTTTTGCGCTACCGACTGTGGCAGGCCGAGCTGTACCCGCTGAACACCCAGCCGCTGGTGTTTCCGGCCGTGGAGCTGCGGATGCTGAAGTACCGGCTGGCCAAGAAGTCCGACCCCGACCTCGACAACCGCCTGGAAGGCTACAAAACTTACCGCTCCCAGGCCCGCACGGTGCCGGTGCTGCCCCTGCCACGTCACCCTTTGCGCGACCAGGTGCCGGTGGGCTCCTACCAGTTGCGCGAAGCCATTGACCGGACAACTTTCCGCACAGGCCGGGCCTTTGCCTACACGTTTGTGGTAGAGGGCGAAGGCAACTTGGCCGCCCTAAACCTGCCAGCTCCCGTGCCGCCGCGTTACCTGGAGCTCTACGGCCCGGAAGTGGAGCAGCGCCTGACCCGCCAAGCTGGCCGCGTAGGCGGCCGTAAGAGCTTCCGCTTCCGGCTGGTGGCCCGCCGCCCCGGCGCAGTACCCCTCGACAGCCTGTTTCAGCTGGTGGTGTTCAACCCCGCTACGGCCCGCTACGACACGCTGCGCTCCTCGCTGCACCCCATTGTGCGCGGCCCGGCCCGCGCCGAAACCGCCCTGCGCGCCCGTTCCACCGACCCGTTCTACCGCGAAGCCTTGGCCCGCGCCGACGCCACGCCCCAGCCCATCAATGTCTACCAGTCAGTGCGCCGATATGCCAATCTGTTACTGCTGGCCCTACTGGTTGTAGCCGGCATCGGCTGGTGGCGCGGGCAGCGGTGAGGGGATGGATAATGAGGTGGTGAGTAGTGAGGTGGTGAGTGGAAAAGAAGGTCATGCTGAGCGCAGCCGGAGGCGTAGTCGAAGCATCTCTACCGCTTCGTTGCTGACGGCAACTGTCATGCTGAGCCCCGCGAAGCATCTCGCCCGCTTCGTTGAACAGGCGTCAAGAAGTTAGCCAGAGGTAGAGATGCTTCGCGGGGCTCAGCATGACGTTCCACCTCTTCACCCCATCACCTCTTCACCCCATCACCTCTTCACCCCATCACCTCTTCACCCCATCACCTCTTCACCCCATCACCTCTTCACCCCATCACCTCTTCACCCCATCACCTCCTTACCTTTACCACTCACCACAAGCCACCTCACCACATGAATACTTTCGGCACCTTGTTTCGCATTACTACATTTGGCGAGTCGCACGGGCCGGGGATTGGGGTGGTAATTGATGGGTGTCCGGCCGGACTGGTGGTGGACGAAGCCGTGCTACAGGCAGCGCTGGACCGGCGCCGGCCGGGGCAGAGTGACCTAACCACGCCGCGGCAGGAAGAAGACCGGGTGGAAATTCAGTCGGGCATCTTTCAGGGGCAGACCACCGGCACGCCCATCAGCCTCTACATCCGCAACCGTGACCAGCACAGCCACGACTACTCCCACATCGAGCACGCCTACCGCCCCTCCCACGCCGACTACACCTACGACCAGAAGTACGGCCGCCGCGACTACCGAGGCGGGGGCCGCTCCTCGGCCCGCGAAACCGCTGCCCGCGTGGCCGCCGGCGCCGTGGCCCAGCAACTGCTCAGCCAGCACGGTATCCAGGTCAGCAGCTACGTGTCGCAGGTGGGCGCGGTAGCGGTACCGGTGGGCTACGAGCAACTCGACCTCAGCCTCATCGACAGCAACCCGGTGCGCTGCCCTCACCCGGAAACCGCCACCCGCATGGCCGACCTTATCCGCCAGACCCGCGACCGGCATGATACCGTGGGAGGACTTGTGACGGGTGTGGTGCGGGGTGTACCCGCCGGCCTGGGCGAGCCGGTGTTCGATAAGCTGCACGCCGGGCTGGGTCGCGCCATGCTGAGCATCAATGCCGTGAAGGGTTTCGAGTACGGCTCGGGCTTTGCGGGCACGCTGCTTTTCGGCTCCGAGCACAACGACGCCTTCTACACGGATGAGCAGGGCCAAGTACGCACCCGCACCAATCATTCCGGCGGCATCCAGGGCGGCATCAGCAACGGCCAGGACATTTACTTCCGCGTGGCCTTCAAGCCCGTGGCCACCATCCTCCAGCCCCAAACCACTATCAACGACCAGGGCGAGGAAATCACCCTGGCCGGCCGCGGCCGCCACGACCCCTGCGTGCTGCCCCGTGCCGTCCCCATTGTCGACGCCATGACCAGCCTAGTACTAGCCGACATGCTACTGCGGGCGAGGGGAAATAAAGTTTAATGTGAGAAATGTGGAGAAATGAGGAGGAATGTGAAAATGAACGATGAGGCCTAGCAGGGCGGCCTAGCGGTAGAAACTGGTGTCCATTCCGTGTACAAAGCCTCAGCGAGGCGACACAGCCGTCCGCAGACGTCAAGTGTCGCTCCGCTGGGGCTTTTCGTTCATTTCCACATTCTCCCACATTTCTCATATTCCCCACATTTGAATCTATTCCATCGGCGGAGCTGGGGCTATCCAGGGATAGAGGGCAAAGGTGCGGGGTTGGGCGGCCAGGTCCACGTCGGAGCGGACGAGGGGGCGGGGTGGGCGGCGGTTCATGGTCAGCCAGGAGTCGGCGAAAACCTGCACGTGGCCGCGACCCTGCCGGGCGTACTCGGCGGCGAGGAAATGGGCGAATTGCAGGATGAGGTCGGGCTGGGCGGCGAGCTTGTGGCACTGCCGGCGAGTGAGGTAGGCGTCGGGGTGTACTACTTCGGTGCGGCCGTCGGGCAGCACCACCCGGAAGCTGATGGTTCCTTGCTTGGCCCGCAGCATCATGTGCCAGGCAAAG
This region of Hymenobacter sp. YIM 151500-1 genomic DNA includes:
- a CDS encoding BatD family protein; translated protein: MRFFLLFFIGLLVGLSGVAQQAAPPASAPEADLVLGKTAFPVNEYFTISFRLRGAPLERYSAFPDIEGFKRSGKSSTTTTRIVAGQTSTELTITQRYAAYAEGEYVLKPFTMTVNGLTIRSEGATLKVGPEGVATAPAPPAGSGPLQGIGSLDQLFGKQKPQEYLEPHDDAFLAVQADRPRVYVGQGLHVALYFYLTPQDQAVLNFHNFAGQLPGIIRQLRQRTVWEESFDDQEVTPENVTVGGKPFLRYRLWQAELYPLNTQPLVFPAVELRMLKYRLAKKSDPDLDNRLEGYKTYRSQARTVPVLPLPRHPLRDQVPVGSYQLREAIDRTTFRTGRAFAYTFVVEGEGNLAALNLPAPVPPRYLELYGPEVEQRLTRQAGRVGGRKSFRFRLVARRPGAVPLDSLFQLVVFNPATARYDTLRSSLHPIVRGPARAETALRARSTDPFYREALARADATPQPINVYQSVRRYANLLLLALLVVAGIGWWRGQR
- the aroC gene encoding chorismate synthase; this encodes MNTFGTLFRITTFGESHGPGIGVVIDGCPAGLVVDEAVLQAALDRRRPGQSDLTTPRQEEDRVEIQSGIFQGQTTGTPISLYIRNRDQHSHDYSHIEHAYRPSHADYTYDQKYGRRDYRGGGRSSARETAARVAAGAVAQQLLSQHGIQVSSYVSQVGAVAVPVGYEQLDLSLIDSNPVRCPHPETATRMADLIRQTRDRHDTVGGLVTGVVRGVPAGLGEPVFDKLHAGLGRAMLSINAVKGFEYGSGFAGTLLFGSEHNDAFYTDEQGQVRTRTNHSGGIQGGISNGQDIYFRVAFKPVATILQPQTTINDQGEEITLAGRGRHDPCVLPRAVPIVDAMTSLVLADMLLRARGNKV